A window from Hemicordylus capensis ecotype Gifberg chromosome 2, rHemCap1.1.pri, whole genome shotgun sequence encodes these proteins:
- the LMAN2 gene encoding vesicular integral-membrane protein VIP36, which produces MVAGPGGGGESRRWCLLAEMAPPPRLSPLLFLHLLLAVSGPRGAAELTDGNSEHLKREHSLIKPYQGVGSSSMPLWDFQGSTMLTSQYVRLTPDERSKEGSIWNRVPCFLKDWELHVHFKIHGTGKKNLHGDGFALWYTRERLTPGPVFGSKDNFHGLAIFLDTYPNDEATERVFPYISAMVNNGSLAYDHSKDGRWTELAGCTADLRNQNHDTFLAVRYSRGRLTVMTDVEDKNEWKNCFDVAGVRLPTGYFFGASAGTGDLSDNHDIISLKLFQLMVEHPPEEENIDWTKIEPSVSLLKSPKDNVDDPTGNFRSGPLTGWKVFLLLLCSLLGIIVCAVVGAVVFQKRQERNKRFY; this is translated from the exons ATGGTGGCGGGTCCGGGAGGTGGCGGGGAATCCCGGCGGTGGTGTCTGTTGGCTGAGATGGCGCCACCGCCGCGGCTATCGCCTCTGCTGTTCCTTCACCTTCTCTTGGCCGTGTCCGGCCCGCGAGGAGCCGCAGAGCTCACCGATGGGAACAGTGAACACCTGAAACGGGAGCATTCGCTCATCAAGCCTTACCAGG GGGTTGGCTCCAGTTCAATGCCCCTCTGGGATTTTCAAGGGAGCACAATGTTAACCAGCCAGTATGTTCGACTGACCCCTGATGAACGCAGCAAAGAAGGTTCTATCTGGAACCGAGTG CCATGCTTCCTAAAAGACTGGGAGCTCCATGTCCACTTCAAGATTCATGGAACAGGAAAGAAGAATCTGCATGGGGATGGTTTTGCCCTCTGGTACACCCGTGAGCGCCTTACTCCAG GCCCTGTGTTTGGCAGCAAAGATAATTTCCATGGACTGGCCATTTTTCTGGACACATATCCAAATGATGAAGCTACAGAG CGTGTATTCCCATACATCTCTGCCATGGTGAACAACGGCTCCTTGGCCTATGACCATAGTAAGGATGGCCGCTGGACTGAGTTGGCAGGCTGTACAGCTGACCTTCGTAATCAGAACCATGACACATTTTTGGCTGTCCGCTACTCTCGGGGGCGTTTGACG GTGATGACTGATGTGGAGGACAAGAATGAATGGAAAAACTGCTTTGATGTTGCAGGAGTCCGACTGCCTACTGGTTACTTCTTTGGTGCTTCTGCTGGTACAGGAGATCTATCTG ACAATCATGACATCATCTCATTGAAATTGTTCCAGCTGATGGTGGAACATCCACCAGAAGAAGAGAACATTGACTGGACAAAGATTGAGCCTAGTGTTAGCCTCCTCAAGTCGCCCAAAG ATAATGTGGATGACCCAACAGGAAACTTCCGTAGTGGGCCCTTGACGGGCTGGAAGGTGTTCCTATTGCTACTGTGTTCTCTCCTTGGCATCATTGTGTGTGCTGTCGTGGGCGCTGTAGTCTTCCAGAAACGCCAGGAGCGGAACAAGCGATTTTACTAG